The Dermochelys coriacea isolate rDerCor1 chromosome 7, rDerCor1.pri.v4, whole genome shotgun sequence sequence TTTTCATTAGTTGTTTAAGAGTCTTAATGATCTGTCATAAAGTTACATTATCTTTTAGGTGTTCCTGATCAAACTCTGTTCTTTCTTGGCTGGACCTCGGGTGTAGACTCTATTgaccatttgtttttatttttttatgctgTGCAGCTGTGGCATTAATTGTTCAGTTGGTCAAGCACTGCTGAATCTTCGGATACTTTTAAGAACCACCTGAAATCCTCTCTCCTCTGTCAAATCCCCAATTAATTGCAATGTTTATTTAGTATCATAATTTGTACTAATGTAAACTATCCCAAGGTGTTTTGTTGTAGCATCCTTAATGTTATAACAAAACTTAGTGGTTGCACTTTGAAGGGAGAATCCATTTGAGCCTTGGGACGAAGGCTAAATTAAGAAAAAGCTCTTACCAGATACTCATGAATACCTTTGGAGAAAGTTATCTGAAAAGGTGCTGCATATattctctgatttaaaaaaaaacccaatttttcaggaaacattttttttattaaggacTTCCACAAAGTTTTCTGTATACCTTATTTTACCATCCTTCAGTCACTGTTGGATACAAATGTCTTCCAATCATGGTTGAGTTAGCATCACTCAGGAGGGAATCAACCAACTACTTAGGAAACAGTCATCACCAAGTGAGTCACAAGAGAATATTTATTTTAGGTGCCAATCTGGCCAAACAACTGAAATCTCATTCAAAAGGAAATGTATCTTTACCAATAAAATACTAAACGTGGTATAAGGCATCTGCAGTATTTGCCAGTTTCCCAGCATCAAGGAATATTAAGACACTATGTTGATATTTCAAAGATAATATGTATGCTCTGCCAGAAAACATCTAAGGCCAAATCTGGGCCTCTTTAAAAGTTTCACTAGCTGAAACTGGAGTGAGCAAATCATCACCATAATACGGGAAGCAGTTTAGAAGAGGACAATAGATCTTATTCTAGCAGTTCCTATACCACTGACTGCATGTTGCCATGCCTTTAAATTCATGCCCAGATCAGTAACTAGTTGTGCTTGTCAGGCCTACATGAATAGAGTTAGCTTTATATATACTCTTGTTGAACAGGCCACCAAAGACATTTTGGAAGGTTTTCTGGTAGTGTTAGATCTTTAGCTGTTGGTGAGTTGAGGTTAATTTCTTACTACTgcgtttctttttaaaataactgctGCTATTGTATTTGTGTGGAGAGCGCAAATTTTAAATCCTTCTAATCTGTGccaattttagaaaaacaaagacTATGCCAGTTTTATATTGTCAGGTTTGGACATCACATAAATCTGTTGGCACAGTGTGAAGCAAAGTATTGcttgatgaaagaaaaggagtacttgtggcaccttagactaacaaatttattagagcataagctttcgtgagctacatctcactttgtgaagtgagctgtagctcacgaaagcttatgctctaataaatttgttagtctctaaggtgccacaagtacaacaaatttattagagcataagctttcgtgagctacagctcacttcacgaagtgagctgtagctcacgaaagcttatgctctaataaatttgttagtctctaaggtgccacaagtactccttttctttttgcgaatacagactaacacggcttctactttgaaacctgtcatattgctTGATGGTATCCTATATCTCAATGGACTTGTATTTTGTAGGTTGAAACCTCTCAAACCAGCAAAATCCAAGCAAGAGGGGAGGATGGTCCATCTTctcagagagatttttttttaaaagatttgttttcCTTCTATCTGATCAATGTTCAAAAAACtaagcagtttttatttttactttaaataaaagtgtaaaaaaaagcACTTCTAAAAGTACAGAATACTTTACCTGTTATATCCCCTATTCTTAGAGTTTGAGGTAAGTGGTCTTCAACCTGTGGTTCAGACCCCTGGGAATTCACAAATTagatctaagatttccaaagagatcTGTAAGTCCACCTGAAATTTaaggtccacaaatgaaaaaaggctgaaaaccaCGGCTCCAGGTTAGCATTTATATCGCTGTTCAGTATAGTGTGTGCATAGCACAAAGCAAAACtagtttttttaattcagttaaaTGCCAACGTTCTCCAAAGCAAGAGCTGGTGCGAGTTCCCTAGAGGAAGAGCACGACTTCCTCTCCCCTTGGGCCGGGCATTATTTCTGTCTTTGCCTGAAATCGATCGCGGGGAGCAAGGGGCCCAGCCAGCTCACTCATAGGGGCAGTTAGTGACTACTCAGCCCGGGACGTTGACACTATTCACTTCGCTTCTCCCACTGGCTGATCTCCGTGCAGCAAGCGGTGTTTCTTGCCCAGCACTTGTACAGCTTGCCCTGTACACTGCTGCGCGGAAACGGGAGCGGGAAGAGCGCCGTGGAACTCCCGCGGGGAGCCCGCTCTTCGGGGCGTGTGTAAATGCGAGAGACTTCCTGCAGCGCTGGAGCCAAGCCCGAGGGGGAGGCCAGCGGCCTGGATGCCTCTCCCCTCGCCCGGCTCTGGGGCGGCAACGGCACCCAGTGGGCTTCTGCACGTAGGGTTGGCTCCTCCCGTCCTGAACTCGCCCGACCACATTTCACTGGCACGGCCCGCTGCCCAAGCGCTGCCATCGTGCCCAGCGGGGCAGAGCTTCTGCCTGGAGGCGGCTGTGCAGCCCTCCCCGCCATTCTCCTTCTCGTCCCCGCGCCAAAGTCCTCCACGCCCCCTCCCCTTTCCAGCCTCCCTCGGCCGAGCCCCTCTCCGGCTCTCGCTTCCAGCCCCCCGCCCACGTGACTCGGTTCGTCTGCCCCTCCGCGTAGTAGTCCCCGCCCGCctgctcgctcgctcgctcgctcgtcCGTAGGGCGCATGCTTGGGTTATGCAACAGCCCTGCCTGGCCGCCCAGGCCCCGCTGCCTGAGTGCTGCAGCCGCAGACCAAGGGTGCCGTCTCGGTGGAAGAGGCCGGGTCGGTGGGGCGCGCTCGCGGCCCGGcccccccaagtgctgcccctgaGGCCACTGTGTGCGCGGCGCGCCGGGCCCGTGAGTGGCAGCGGGCGCCGCCGCCAAGTCCCGCCTGTTCCGCTCTCCCTGctgcaggcggcggcggcggcggggtgGCTTCCTGCGCGCGGtgccgctccccctccccccggcagtAGGAGCCGCAGCGGCAGCAGCCCGGATCCCTGAGCCATGGCTCTGTGAGAGCAGCACATGGCGGCCGCAGCTGCCATGAGCCCCCAACTAATCCACACAACTCCCCCCTGAACGgccacctccagcagcagcgCCCCCACCGGCTCCACCGCTCCCACCCCGCCCGCAACTCCAGCCACAGCCCATCGCCCGGCCAGCACCCAGACCCCGCCGCCGGGCCTGCGCTCACCCGCCGCCGCCCCCAGCCCGTCCTCGCCATGGGAGTGCAGGGATTCCAGGACTACATCGAGAAGCACTGCCCCAGCGCCGTGGTGCCCGTGGAGCTGCAGAAACTGGCCCGGGGCAGCCTCGTGGGCGGGGGCCGCCAGCGGCCCCCTCAGACCCCGCTGCGCCTCCTCATCGACGCCGACAACTGCCTGCACCGGCTCTACGGCGGCTTCTACACGGACTGGGTGAGCGGCGGGCAGTGGAACCACATGCTGGGCTACCTGGCGGCGTTGGCCAAGGCCTGCTTCAACGGCAACATCGAGCTCTTCGTCTTCTTCaacggggccttggagaaggccCGGCTCCACGAGTGGGTGAAGCGCCAGGGCAACGAGCGCCAGACCGCGCAGCAGATCGTCAGCCACGTCCAGAACAAGGGCACCCCGCCGCCCAAAGTCTGGTTCCTGCCGCCCGTCTGCATGGCGCACTGCATCCGCCTGGCCCTCATCCGCTTCCACATCAAGGTGAGCAGCGGGGCCCAGGGGCCTCCCCCCGCCAGGGCGCCAGCGTCTCCGCCCGCCGCGCTCCtcggcccccccccgcccgcgaTCTCCA is a genomic window containing:
- the LOC122461009 gene encoding uncharacterized protein LOC122461009, translated to MKSCNGCLSRLTADEGQADAVRHADGRQEPDFGRRGALVLDVADDLLRGLALVALALHPLVEPGLLQGPVEEDEELDVAVEAGLGQRRQVAQHVVPLPAAHPVRVEAAVEPVQAVVGVDEEAQRGLRGPLAAPAHEAAPGQFLQLHGHHGAGAVLLDVVLESLHSHGEDGLGAAAGERRPGGGVWVLAGRWAVAGVAGGVGAVEPVGALLLEVAVQGGVVWISWGLMAAAAAMCCSHRAMAQGSGLLPLRLLLPGGGGAAPRAGSHPAAAAACSRESGTGGTWRRRPLPLTGPARRAHSGLRGSTWGGRAASAPHRPGLFHRDGTLGLRLQHSGSGAWAARQGCCITQVDLQISLEILDLICEFPGV